CCTCCCCGCGAACATCCACGAGGCCGCGGCGAACTCCGCCTCGCACGTGCTGCCCTTCCCGGACTGGTACTTCTGGCTGCGCCTCCCCTTCCAGCTCGTCTACATCGCCTGGGTGGCGTGGGCCGGTGGACTGTTGCCCTCCCAAAGCCGTGCGAGGCGCGCCATGGCTGGCTAGGCTCGCCACCCCATGAACTTCCGTCATCTTGGTCGCAGCGGTCTGGCCGTCAGTGAAATCTCCTTCGGCAACTGGCTCACGCACGGCTCCCAGGTGGAAGAGGACGCCGCGCTCGCGTGCGTGAAGGCCGCGCAGGACGTGGGCATCACCACGTTCGACACCGCCGACGTCTACGCGAGCACCCGCGCCGAGTCCGTGCTCGGCCGCGCCCTCAAGGGCCAGCGCCGCGCCGGCTATGAGCTGTTCACCAAGGTGTACTGGCCCACCGGCCCCGGGAAGAACGACTGGGGCCTGTCGCGCAAGCACATCATGGAGTCCATCCACGGCTCGCTCACCCGCCTCCAGACGGACTACGTGGACCTCTACCAGGCCCACCGCTTCGACACCGCCACGCCGCTCGAGGAGACGATGGTCGCCTTCGCCGACATCGTCCGTCAGGGCAAGGCCCTCTACATCGGCGTCTCCGAGTGGACCGGCGACCAGATTCGACAGGGCGCGAAGCTCGCCCGCGAGCTGAAGATTCCCTTCGTCTCCAGCCAGCCCCAGTACTCCATGCTCTGGCGTGTCATCGAGGCCGAGGTCATCCCCGCGTCCCTGGACGAGGGCCTCGGTCAGATTGTCTGGTCCCCCATGGCCATGGGCGTGCTCACCGGCAAGTACCTCCCCGGCAAGCCGCCGCCCGCGGGCAGCCGCGCCACCGACCCCACCGGCTCGCGCTTCATCGCGCGCTTCCTCAAGGAGGACGTGCTCACCCGCGTGCAGAACCTCAAGCCGCTCGCGCAGGAAGCGGGCCTCACCATGGCCCAGCTCGCCGTCGCCTGGGTGCTCCAGAACAAGGGCGTCTCCTCCGCCATCATCGGCGCCTCCCGCCCCGAGCAGGTCCACGACACCGTGAAGGCCGCCGGCGTCAAGCTGGAGCCGGAGCTGATGCGCCGCATCGACGAGGTGCTCGGCCCCGTCATCGAGCGCGACCCCTCCCTCACCGATGTGCCGGACCGCAAGATTTGAAGCCCCACGCGACGCGCCGGGCAGGCTGCACCCCGTCGCCACGCCGCCCTATACTCGCGCCCAGGTCCTTCTCCTGGAGGTGGCGTGTGCGTTGGTTCGTAATCTCCGCAATCCTGTTCGCGTCGAGCGCGTCCGCGCAGACGCCCGAGTGCAAGGCGGCGAAGAAGGAGTACGTCGAGCGCGAGGGTCAGCTCACCACCCTGAAGCAGGCCCGCAAGGACATGCGCGAGGTGCTCGTCGCCGCCAAGAAGGGCCGCGCCCACAGCCGCGCGCTCGACGCGCTGGAGAAGGCCGACGACGCCATGGAGGACGCCGTCAAGCGCGCCACCTCCGAGCAGGCCCAGCGCGACAAGCTGACCAAGGAGATCTGCAAGTAGCGCCTCGGCCCGGGGGCGCTTGCCGCCCCTGGGTTCCTTTTGCCTTTCGGTTGCGCGAAGGGACTTTTAAGGGGCGAGCGACCCGGAGCATCTTCACTGCATGGATCCACTCTTCAAGGCCCAGGCCATCGGCATGCTGCTGCTCTGGATTCCGCTGCTCGCGGGGTTCTTCGTCGGCCGGTGGGTGTATCCGAAGCTGCTGCGCCTGCTCCCTGCCTTCCTGCCCCTGGCCCGCTCGCGCTCGTCGACCTTCATGACGCTCGTGAACGTCACCCTGTTCGCCGTGGCCATGGTGCTCACCACGGGCATGCTCGCGGCGAAGACGCTCGTGTGGCTCCAGGGCCTGACCTTCCTGCCCTTCACTCCCACCGCCGGCGGGGTGCGCGCCCTCTCCTGGTTCGCCGCCTTCTTCTGCGGCTACCACGCGGCCCCGTTGTTCGGACGCGCCGCCCTCGAGAACGTCGACATGCACCAGCCCTCGCCCCTCCCCCCGCTCCCGGGTCCCCGCAAGCAGCCATCCGGCTGGTGGGTGCTCGTCATGCTGTGCTTCATCCTCGCGGCCGGCGGGGGACTGGCCGCGGTGGCCATCGGCCTGCAGAAGGAGGGCTTCCTGCGGACCTCCGACGTGGGAGACCTGGCCGAGCTCGCGTCCGTCCAGGAGCAGCTCCGCCCGCTCGAGGCCTGCAGCATCGAATACAAGCGGTGGGACGCCAGGGGCCGCAACAGGTACCCCGAAGCCGTCTCCATGCAGGACTGCGACAGCAACACCCACGGCACCCTCCGCATCAAGGTGCCCCAGACCTGGCTGGAGCAGGGCGTCGGCTTCACCATGCAGCGGGGCTCGACATCGGAGCCGTGGGAGATCCTCGTCGACAAGGACGTGGTGCCCTTCCCCGCGCTCAAGGAGGCCCTGGAGGCCTTCGCCCCCATCATCGCCGCCGAGTACCCGGTCCAGCTGCGCAAGGAGCTCGAGAGCGAGGCCGTGTCCCGCAGGAACTGGGAGGAGTACCGGCGCCAGCGCGACGCGCCGAAGCCCAGCGCGAAGTCGTCCTATCCCGAGTGACGCCAGGCGCTCAGCGCCGGCAGTCCGGATGCGCCGCCGCGTGGAGGCGCTCGTACTCCGCATGGGTGATGTCGCCCGCGAAGAGCGTCATCGCGACTTCGCCCCACGTCCCGCGCCAGTCGCCCGGCATCCGCAACGGATTGAAGCTCGAGAGCATGCCGGGGGGCGGAGGCGGGGGCGTCATCATGAGATACGCGTCCCCCAGGTGGTGCGGCGGGAGCGCCCGCGCGAGCACACGCCGCTGAAGCTCCTCGAAGGCGATGTCCCCGCGCTTGTACGCCGCCGAGTCCGCCAACGCCGCGGAGTAGTCCGCGCTGCCCTCGGGAATCCGCGGGTCGCGCGTCGACGCATCGGGCTCTGGAGGCATGTGCGGCGGCCGGGGCGGCGGCGGGACGGAGCGCCAGGAATCATCATCGGGCGGCTTGTTCGACATGCGGGAGTCCTCCAGGAGCAAGGCTCCCGACTGTCCCTCAAGCCCCCGCCCTCGGGGAAGTCTGTCGTCGCCGCGACGCTCCTCCTGCCCTCCGGGGACGTGCGAGTACCCGCAAGGACAGACGTCCAACCCTTCACCTGTCCAACCGGCCACAGCCCCCCGAGCCTCGGGCTTCGGCTCCCGCACGCGATGGTTAGCTGCCCTTCGACCACCCACCACCCGCCGAGGAGCCCCATGCGCTTGTGTCTGTCTTTGTCGAGCCTCGCCTGCGCCCTCTCCCTGTCCCTCACGGGAATCGCCCACGCCCAGAGCGCCGCTCCCCCACCAGCCCAGACGGCAACGCCCGCCGAGCCCCCCCAAAGCCCGCAGGGCGCCGCGGCCCTGGCGTCCCCCTTCCCTCCCGCCTTCCCCGGCCAGACGAACGGCCCCGTCGTCGTTTCGCAAACGAGCTACAAAGTCACCCAGATTGCAAATGGCTTCAACTACCCCTGGGCCATCGCCTTCCTCCCGGACGGGCGGATGCTGGTGACGGAGAAGCCCACCGGGAAGCTCTACATCGTCACGCAGCAGGGCGTGAAGTCCGCGCCCGTGGCGGGCCTGCCGCCCGTGGACGGCCGGGGCCAGGGCGGGCTGATGGACGTGGAGGTGGGCCCCGACCATGCCGAGAGCCGCTACATCTACTGGAGCTATTACGAGCCGCGCGAGGCGGGCAACGGCCGGCCCACCGCCGGCAACGGCCTGGCCGTGGCGCGAGGCAAGCTCGTGGACGGCCCACAGCCGCGCGTCGACGCCCTGCAGATCATCTTCCGCATGAAGCCCACGCTGGACTCGACGCTGCACGCGGGCGGGCGCATCGTGTTCCACCCGGACGGCACCCTGTTCGTCACGCTGGGCGAGCGCTCCATCCTCCCCGGCCGCGTCCAGGCCCGACAGCTCAACAGCCACTTCGGGAAGATTGTCCGCATCTTCCCCGACGGCACCGTCCCCTCGAACAACCCCTTCTACAACCAGGTCGGCGCCCGCTCGGAGATCTTCTCCCTGGGCCACCGCAACATCCTGGCCGCCGCGCTCGACTCACGGGGCCGGCTCTGGGAGGCGGAGATGGGCCCGTTGGGCGGCGACGAGCTCAACCTGGTGGAGCGCGGCAAGGACTACGGCTGGCCCACCATCGGCTACGGCACCGAGTACTCCGGCGCCCCCATCCACCAGTCCGGCCAGGGCCCAGGCATGGAGCAACCCGTATACTTCTGGAACCCGGTGGTATCTCCCTCCGGGATGACCATCTACTCCGGAAACCTGTTCCCGGAGTGGCGGGGCAACATCTTCATCGGGGCACTGTCGGGGCACGCGCTCATCCGGCTCGTCATCCAGAATGACCGGGTGGTGGGCGAGGAGCGGCTCAAGCCCGCGGGCAACGGACGCGTGCGCGAAGTGGTCCAGGGCCCCGAGGGCGCGCTGTACCTGCTCACCGACGACCCGAACGGCCGCCTGCTCAAGATGACACCCCAATGAAGGTGCCGGACCCACGCGGACCAACACTCCGAGTCCGCGTGGGAAGCCGGGCCTGAAAAGGGGCGGACGGCCGGGCAACAAATGTGTTTCCAGTCGCGGCCCGAGGGCTCGGGAAGCGGACAAACCGGCTGATCCATTTGACTTTCAGGGCGGACGGAGAAACAGATGGGCGCATGACGCTCCCCCCCATCCTCCTGGCCCAGTCAGGGCATTCCGAGCTCGGCTGGCTCAGCAGCAAGCTGCTCGGCGTCACGCTCACGTCCGCCGAGTGGGTCCTCTGGATTCTCGTCGTCCTCTCGGTGCTCTCCATCGCCATCATGCTGGAGCGCGCGGTGTACTTCGCCCGCCACCGGCTGCCGGACTCGGAGGCGCTCGCGGTGCGGCTCGCGAAGGGCGACTTCGATGCGGGGCGCAAGGCCATCGAGGGCAAGACGGGCATGGAGGCCGCCGTCATCCGCGAGGCGCTCGCCGCCAGCGCGCAGGGCGCCGACACCGTGGAGCAGGTCATCGCCTCCACCGTCGCGCGCGAGCGTCCCCAGTACGAGCGCTTCCTGTCCTTCCTGGGCACGCTGGGCAACAACGCGCCGTTCATCGGTCTGTTCGGCACCGTGCTCGGCATCATCAAGGCGTTCAACGACCTGGGCGCCAGCAACGTGAAGGGCGCGGCCATCCAGCAGACCGTCATGGCCGGCATCTCCGAGGCGCTCGTCGCCACGGCGGTGGGCCTGGCCGTCGCGATTCCCGCCGTCGTCGCGTTCAACATCTTCAACCGTCAGCTCAAGACGGTCACCAGCCGCACCAACGCCCTGGGCCACGCCCTGGTCGGCAGCATGCGCGCCTCGGGTCGCACGCCGGATACGGCCGCCCGCGCCGCGGAGGTCCGCTAGGTCATGGCGGGCGGCGCGCAGGACAACGAAGAGGAAATCACGGGCATCAACGTCACGCCGTTGGTGGACGTGGTGCTGGTGCTGCTCATCATCTTCATGGTGACGGCGAACTTCATCGTCCGCGAGACGGTGGAGGTGGACCTGCCCCGCGCGGCCAACGGCGGCGAGACGGTGCAGGGCCTGGTCAACGTCGTGCTCGACAAGGAGGGCAAGCTCTACTTCGACGGCGCGGCCGTCACCGAGCCGGAGCTGACCACCAAGGTCGCGGAGGCGGTGGCCAAGGACAAGGACACGCGCGCCATCATCAGCGCCGACCAGACCATCGCCTACGGACAGGTGATGCGCCTCATCGACACGGTGAAGGGCCAGGGCATCGCGAAGTTCGCCCTCAACATCGAGAAGGACGTGGCCCCCGCGGCCGCGCCCGCCACTCCCTGACGGCACGACACAGCACATGAGCCAGGCGGTCCTTCCAGACAACTCCTTCCCCCGCCGCGAGCGCTCGCTCGTGTTCGTGGGCGCCTTCCTGCTCGTGTCGCTGGTGCTGCACGGCGTGGGCTTCTGGTACCTGAGCCACATGGCGGACCGGCCCCGGCCCGTGGTGCAGCGCCCCGTGGAGCTGGTCATGGTGGAGGTGCAGAAGCCGCCTCCGCCGCCGCCTCCCGAGGAGAAGAAGGAGGAGCCCAAGCCGCCTCCGCCCAAGCCCAAGCCGGTGAAGCCGCCGCCCATCAAGGTCGCGGAGAGCAAGCCCCAGCCGCCTCCGCCCGAGCAGGCCCCGCCGCCGCCCAACGAGCCGCCGCCGCCCACGCCCCAGGCCAAGCCGCCGCCGCTCGTGGTGGGCATGACGATGTCCTCCACCACCAGCGCCGGCTCGTTCGCCGCGCCCGTGGGCAACACGTCCTACGGCAAGGTGGACAGCACCGCGAAGGACCCCAAGGACGTGAAGGGGTACTCGGCGCCCAAGTACACGCCCATCTACCAGGTGGACTCCGAGCCCACCGTGGCCTCCGAGGTGAAGGTCCCCTATCCGGAGGAGGCGCGGCGCGCGGGCATCGAGGGCACGGTGACGCTGTCCATCACCATCGACAACGAGGGCCGCGTCGTCTCCGCCAAGGTGCTGACCGGCCCGGGCTACGGCCTCAACGAGGCGGCCCGCGACGCCATCAAGCGCTTCCGCTTCAAGCCGGCCATCAAGGGCGGCGAGGCGGTGTCGACGGAGATGAAGTACTCGTACACGTTCCTGCTGGACTGAAGCGGCGACGCGGGGCCCGGCGCGTTCCGGGCCCCCTCGTCACTGCGAGCGCAGCGCCCGGCGCATGATGTCGCGCAGCGCGCGCAGGTCCTCGTCCGACAGCGCGGCGATGAGCTCGGGCGGCTCCGCCAGCCGTTCGAGCAGCCGCTCGCGCAGGGCCACGCCCGCCTCCGTCAGCACCAGCATCTTCACGCGCCGGTCCTGCTCGCTGCTGCGCCGCTCCACCAGGCCCCGCGCCTCCATGCGGTCCACCAGGCCCGTCACGTTGGACGCGTCACAGGACAGGTAGTTGGCCAGCGTGCTCATCGCCAACGGGCCCTCGCCGAGCTGACGCACCACGTGCGCCTGCACCGGGGACAGCTCGAACTCCGCCGCCAGCGCGGGGAAGTTGCGCATGTGCGCGTGCATCAGCTCGAACAGCAGCGTCCACGCCTGCCTGGGCAGCCCCGTGTCCTCAGAGGCCTCTTGCCCGGCGTCCGGTGACCTGCCGCGTCGCTCCAGACTCTCGCTGCTTCCGCTCATACCCCTCATGGTAATTCACCCCGCCCACCTAAACAATTGACTTCATCAACTATTGAGGGTTACTACATTCCGGAGCTTCCAAAATAGAACGACATGGCCTATGTGGGGCCGGACCCGGAACAGGACGGCGGAAGAAGCGATGCGGCGGCGGACGACCTTCATAAGAGCCGGTTCGGCACTTCGCGCTGAATTCCCACAGAGCATGACGCACCCGGGCAAGACGCCCGGGCACGCGCACCCAAGACACAACCCGTAGCAAGTCCTTCGAGGACGCAAATGGGGCCCTTGCGCGCCGGCGCGGGGCTCCACGAGGAGGCAGAGGCGGTTATGAGCTCACTTCTGGCGTTGACCCTGGCGGCCACCCTGGCCGCGGCACCGCCCCCCGTGCTGACACTGGAGGACGCGCTCAACCAGGCGCGCAAGGAGAACCTGGACCTGAAGGCGGCCCAGGCCCGGTTGCGGCAGGCGGACACCGCGTCGCGCAAGGCGTGGGCGGGCTACCTGCCCACCATCACCGTGGGCGCGGCCATCATCCGCAACTCCAACGCGGCCATCATCCCCCCGGGCCCGCTGGGTCCCGAGCCGGTGGTCATCCAGCCCCTGGTGCAGCGCCAGTTCCAGGCGGAGCTGCGTCAGGCCATCATCGCCCCGCAGCTGTGGGCGGGCATCCAGGCCGCGTACAAGAGCGAGCGCGTCGCGGAGCTGAACGTGGAGCAGGCGCGCCGCGAAATCCTCTTCGGCGTGGCGCAGGCGTACTACGGCGCCGCGGCGCAGGCCCAGGCGGTGACGGTGCAGGAGCGGCTGGTGGAGCTCAACGGCGCCCGCGCCAAGGACACCAAGATCCGCTTCGACGCCGGCACGGTGACGCGCGTGGCGCTCTTGCGCGCCGAGCAAGATTTGTCGCGCGCCGAGCAGGACCTCATCCGCGCGAAGAACGCGCTGGCGTCCGCGAAGCTGGTGCTGGCGACGCTCTTGGCGCTGGACAGCCCGGACTTCGAGGTGGCGCCTCCTCCCGAGCCGCAGGTGCCGGTGAAGACGGAGGCGGAGGTGCTGGTGCAGAAGTCGCTGGAGCAGCGCGCGGACGTGGCCGCGGCGCGTGAGACGACGGAGCTGGCGCGCATCAACAAGCGCGGCGTGTGGTTCAGCTACCTGCCCACGCTGGGCGTCACCGGTCAGTTCCGCGTGGCGAACGCGGCGGGCTTCCAGGGCCGCTCGGACGTCTGGCTCATCACCTTCGGCGCCAACTGGACGCTGTGGGACGGCGGGCTTCGCGAGGCGAACCTCTCCGAGGCTTCCGCCCGCATCGCCGAGTCGCTGGCCACGCAGCGCAAGGCGGAGCTGACGGCGCGCCAGGAAGTGAAGACGGCGCAGCTGGACCTGGAGAGCGCGCTGGCCAACCGCCTCAAGGCGGAGCAGACGGTGGAGCTGGCGCGTGAGGGGCAGCGCCTGACGGACGTCTCCTTCAAGGCGGGCGTCGCCACGTACCTGGAGGTCGCCGACGCGAACACGGCGCTGACGCAGGCGGAGATTGGCCTGGTGGCCGAGCGGCTGCAGGCGTCCGTCGCGGCGCTGAAGCTCTTGCGCTCGGTGGGTGCGTTCGAGGCGCGTGGCCTCGACTCGGACCTGAAGGACGAGAGCGCCGCGCCGCCCGTGGTGCAGCCGCTGCCCGGCGACGCCACCCAGTTGCAGCAGCAGACCGCGCCCGACGCTCCGGTCCAGACGGAGCAGCCGGCGCCCGAGCAGCAGTAGGTTTCAAGCGCCTTTCGGTGTCCTGGCCGTTTGACGCCAGGCACCGGGGCGACCGCTTCCCGGGGCGGGTGGGCGGGGCTCTTGTGAGAGCCCACCACCGGCCCCACCCTCGGAGAGAAGTCGAAGCACCCTTTTCACCGAGGAGGTCAACATGGCGGAAGGAACGTGGGGCAACTGCAAGGGTTGTCGCTACTTCGCCAGCGACAAGCCCAACCCCAGTGACAACGAGACGCAGCGCTGCATGCAGGCGAGTCTGCGGACGTTCGACCTGAAGGTCTCCGGCGCGAGTGGCTGCAACGCGTATGAGGCCCGGGCCGGGATTGGCTCACAGCCGCAACAGGAACCCGTTCAACCGGCGCACTGACGCCCGTCCAGCGGGAATCCGTCGAGCCTTCGTGGAGCACATGACTCCACGAAGCAAGACGGCCCTCGGAGTTCTTTTCTCCGCGTCGAGCCCTCGCGCCTCCGCCGAGCAGGCACCGCGGTCTCTCCCCTCACCTCACGATGATGGCGCGTCACCCACGCGGGGACGGTCCGGCGCGCAGACGCAGTCCACGCAGCCGTGGGTGCAGCACGTGCCGCACAGCTCGATGAGCCTGCGGCCCAGGGCCTGCCGGGCGCGGTGCAGTCGCACGGCGGCGTTGTTGGCGGTGAGCCCCTCTTCGCCCGCGAAGGTGGAGACAGGCGTGCCCTCCAGGTCCACGCGGCGGATGGCCTTGGCGTACTCGGGCTTGAGGGTGTCGGCGAGCCCCGCCACGCACGCGCACACGGTGGACTCGAGCGCGGCGGTGTCCTCGGTGGAGCGAGGCGCCTGGGCCTCCTCGAGGGCCAGGGCCTGGGATTCGCGCTGCGCGCGGCGGTGGCGGTCCACCAGCACGTTGCGCAGGAGGCGGTAGAACCAGGCCACCGCGCTCTCCTCGTCGCGCAGGGCCTCGCCCTTCTCCAGGCCCTTCACCAGGGCGAGCTGGAGGACCTCCTCGGCCTCTTCGGGGCTGCCGACACGCGGGGCGAGGAAGGCGAGGAAGCGCCTTCGCTGGGCCACGAGGGTTTCGAGGACGCGGGCATCCAGGCTCATGCGCCCTTCAGCCTACCGCCTCGCGCGCCACGGGCGCTTCGTCCTCGGTGACGGCGCGGGGCTGCCAGAAATAGATGCGCTCCATCAGCCGGCGCTGGTGGACCAGCGGCTTGTCGTAGCGGTCCAGCCGCATGCCCTTGTGGCTGTAGGGCGTGTCCGCGACGGTGGGGATGAAGCGCGCGTCGTCGACAATCTCCCAGCGGGTGAGCTCGCGCGCCACCTTCGCCGCCACCGGCAGGAAGGGTGTGAGCCACGGCTGCACGCAGCGCAGGAAGGAGAAGACGTGCAGGCGCGTGCGCTTCGCCGTCTCCGGCACGAAGAAGATGTTGGCGCGGGTGATGAACGGCCGCTTCTCTCCCGAGGGGGACACCCAGCTCACGACGTACTCGCTCTGCACGGGGTCGAAGCGCGTCACCCAGTCATTGTGGAAGAAGTCGCCGTCGCGCACGCCGAGCGCCTTCATCAGGAGCGCCGGGCGCTGGGGGGCGCGGTAGTGGACCTCGGTGTGGTCCTCGTGGTTCTTCGCGTCGAACTCGACCTGGCCCGCGTGCGGGTCATCCCAGCCCAGGCGGGTGTGCACGTAGGGCGTGTGCTCGTCCTCGCTGAAGTTGTCGAGCGAGACGTGCAGCGGCGCCTCGAAGGGCACCGAGAAGCTGCCGCCGAAGACGTAGCCGTCGTTCAGGGGCAGCTCGGGCAGCGCGGAGCGCGGCGTCTCACGGTGGGCCAGCCACAGGTAGCCGTGGTGCTCCACGACCTGGAAGCTCTTCACGTCGCAGTGCTTGAGCTCGGGTTGGCTGGGATTGGAGCCCCGGCCCTGCGAGTCGAAGCGCCAGCCGTGGTACGGGCACTGGAGCCGGCCGTCCGGGCGCACCTTGCCCTTGGACAGGGGCGCGAAGCGGTGGGGACACGTGTCCGCGAGCGCCGCGGGGCTCCCCTTCTCGTCCCGGAACAGCGCGTAGGCGCGACCGGCCACCTCCACGCGCACGGGCTCTCGGCGAAGGGACTGGGAAGGGAGCACGGGATGGAAGTGACGAAGGACGTCGGGCAGTGGCTCCATACTTTCCAAGTATAGCGGGCCACTCAGGACAGGGGAGGAAGGTGCTCCAACAGCCTGTTCAGGTCTGGCTGGAGTTCATCCGGTGTCTCACGGATGAGTTCCTCCACGGGGTGCGTGCCCCAGGTGACACCGTAGGTGCGCAGGCCGGCGGCCTTGCCGGCGCGGAGGTCCAGGGAGGTGTCCCCGACCATCCACAGGCCCTGGGTCCCGAGGGCGGCGAGGGCGCGGAGGAGGACGTCCGGCGCGGGCTTGTGGGGGAAGTCGTCGGTGCCCTGGACGTGGTGGAGGACGGTGCCCAGGCCCATGGCGTCGACGAAGCGGCGGGCCATGGGGCTCTTCTTGGTGGTGGCGACGGCCAGCAGGTAGCCGCGCTCGCGCAGGGTGTGGAGGAGCTCGAGGACGCCGGGGTACGGGCGGGAGTTCCGGTGGAAGTTGAGCGGGTAGTGCTCGCGGTAGGAGGCGCACAGCGCGGGCACGTGCTGGGGCGCGAACTCCGCGTACATGATGTCGAGCGGCAGGCCGATGAGGGCGCGCACCTGGGCGTAGGTGGGTGCCTGGAGGCCGTTGGCCGGGAAGGCGTACAGGAAGCTGTCGATGATGTCCGGCAGCGAGTCCACCAGCGTGCCGTCGAGGTCGAAGAGGATTCCACGGGAGTCAGCGCGGCTCATGCGCTCCTGCATACGTGGTTCGGGGGTTGTGGGCACGTGTTTGGAGCTGGGGGTTCCGGGCACCCGAGCCGAGGAGCGCACAGGTGCCCGGAGAGGGGCCGTCACCCTCGCGCCGTGTCACGCGAGGGTGGCGGGGGTGTGTGGGTTACGGGGTGAAGAGGATGGCGGTGTTGAAGACTGTCTCGCCCATCCCGCCGGAGATGAGCACCTTGCCATTCGGAAGCAGGGCACAAGGGGCATAGGCCCGCGGAGTGGGCATGCTCACGACATAGCGGGTCGTCCCCAGCGTGGGGTCGAACAGCTCAGCGGTCGCGCTGACGCCCTCCGTGCCTCCCGTCTGGAGCAAGCGCCCAGAAGGGAGCATGACCAGACAGGACCAGGTCCGACCATGAATCCAAGAGCCAGCGGTTCTCATCTGGTTGAGTGCCGGGTCGTACTCCATCAAGGAGGCATAGGAGTGAACGAGGACTCTCCCGGAGGGCAACAAGAAGGCCCGCGTCCAGGATGTTCCCGTCAGCCCCGTCGCCAGGCTCCAGGTGTCCGTCGCCACGTCATAGAACTCGGCTGCCGCGCCACCTCCCGCGACCAAGACCTTTCCCGACGGCAACAGGAGCGCGAAGTGGCCCGAACGATTCGTCGTCGCATTCACGGTCGCAACAGGCGTCCAGGAATTCGTCTCGGGGTCATAGAG
The Myxococcus fulvus DNA segment above includes these coding regions:
- a CDS encoding TolC family protein, whose amino-acid sequence is MSSLLALTLAATLAAAPPPVLTLEDALNQARKENLDLKAAQARLRQADTASRKAWAGYLPTITVGAAIIRNSNAAIIPPGPLGPEPVVIQPLVQRQFQAELRQAIIAPQLWAGIQAAYKSERVAELNVEQARREILFGVAQAYYGAAAQAQAVTVQERLVELNGARAKDTKIRFDAGTVTRVALLRAEQDLSRAEQDLIRAKNALASAKLVLATLLALDSPDFEVAPPPEPQVPVKTEAEVLVQKSLEQRADVAAARETTELARINKRGVWFSYLPTLGVTGQFRVANAAGFQGRSDVWLITFGANWTLWDGGLREANLSEASARIAESLATQRKAELTARQEVKTAQLDLESALANRLKAEQTVELAREGQRLTDVSFKAGVATYLEVADANTALTQAEIGLVAERLQASVAALKLLRSVGAFEARGLDSDLKDESAAPPVVQPLPGDATQLQQQTAPDAPVQTEQPAPEQQ
- a CDS encoding PQQ-dependent sugar dehydrogenase; protein product: MRLCLSLSSLACALSLSLTGIAHAQSAAPPPAQTATPAEPPQSPQGAAALASPFPPAFPGQTNGPVVVSQTSYKVTQIANGFNYPWAIAFLPDGRMLVTEKPTGKLYIVTQQGVKSAPVAGLPPVDGRGQGGLMDVEVGPDHAESRYIYWSYYEPREAGNGRPTAGNGLAVARGKLVDGPQPRVDALQIIFRMKPTLDSTLHAGGRIVFHPDGTLFVTLGERSILPGRVQARQLNSHFGKIVRIFPDGTVPSNNPFYNQVGARSEIFSLGHRNILAAALDSRGRLWEAEMGPLGGDELNLVERGKDYGWPTIGYGTEYSGAPIHQSGQGPGMEQPVYFWNPVVSPSGMTIYSGNLFPEWRGNIFIGALSGHALIRLVIQNDRVVGEERLKPAGNGRVREVVQGPEGALYLLTDDPNGRLLKMTPQ
- a CDS encoding Rieske 2Fe-2S domain-containing protein, which gives rise to MEPLPDVLRHFHPVLPSQSLRREPVRVEVAGRAYALFRDEKGSPAALADTCPHRFAPLSKGKVRPDGRLQCPYHGWRFDSQGRGSNPSQPELKHCDVKSFQVVEHHGYLWLAHRETPRSALPELPLNDGYVFGGSFSVPFEAPLHVSLDNFSEDEHTPYVHTRLGWDDPHAGQVEFDAKNHEDHTEVHYRAPQRPALLMKALGVRDGDFFHNDWVTRFDPVQSEYVVSWVSPSGEKRPFITRANIFFVPETAKRTRLHVFSFLRCVQPWLTPFLPVAAKVARELTRWEIVDDARFIPTVADTPYSHKGMRLDRYDKPLVHQRRLMERIYFWQPRAVTEDEAPVAREAVG
- a CDS encoding HAD family hydrolase, yielding MSRADSRGILFDLDGTLVDSLPDIIDSFLYAFPANGLQAPTYAQVRALIGLPLDIMYAEFAPQHVPALCASYREHYPLNFHRNSRPYPGVLELLHTLRERGYLLAVATTKKSPMARRFVDAMGLGTVLHHVQGTDDFPHKPAPDVLLRALAALGTQGLWMVGDTSLDLRAGKAAGLRTYGVTWGTHPVEELIRETPDELQPDLNRLLEHLPPLS
- a CDS encoding RNA polymerase sigma factor, which encodes MSLDARVLETLVAQRRRFLAFLAPRVGSPEEAEEVLQLALVKGLEKGEALRDEESAVAWFYRLLRNVLVDRHRRAQRESQALALEEAQAPRSTEDTAALESTVCACVAGLADTLKPEYAKAIRRVDLEGTPVSTFAGEEGLTANNAAVRLHRARQALGRRLIELCGTCCTHGCVDCVCAPDRPRVGDAPSS
- a CDS encoding MarR family winged helix-turn-helix transcriptional regulator, with translation MSGSSESLERRGRSPDAGQEASEDTGLPRQAWTLLFELMHAHMRNFPALAAEFELSPVQAHVVRQLGEGPLAMSTLANYLSCDASNVTGLVDRMEARGLVERRSSEQDRRVKMLVLTEAGVALRERLLERLAEPPELIAALSDEDLRALRDIMRRALRSQ
- a CDS encoding MotA/TolQ/ExbB proton channel family protein; translation: MTLPPILLAQSGHSELGWLSSKLLGVTLTSAEWVLWILVVLSVLSIAIMLERAVYFARHRLPDSEALAVRLAKGDFDAGRKAIEGKTGMEAAVIREALAASAQGADTVEQVIASTVARERPQYERFLSFLGTLGNNAPFIGLFGTVLGIIKAFNDLGASNVKGAAIQQTVMAGISEALVATAVGLAVAIPAVVAFNIFNRQLKTVTSRTNALGHALVGSMRASGRTPDTAARAAEVR
- a CDS encoding ExbD/TolR family protein — translated: MAGGAQDNEEEITGINVTPLVDVVLVLLIIFMVTANFIVRETVEVDLPRAANGGETVQGLVNVVLDKEGKLYFDGAAVTEPELTTKVAEAVAKDKDTRAIISADQTIAYGQVMRLIDTVKGQGIAKFALNIEKDVAPAAAPATP
- a CDS encoding energy transducer TonB, coding for MSQAVLPDNSFPRRERSLVFVGAFLLVSLVLHGVGFWYLSHMADRPRPVVQRPVELVMVEVQKPPPPPPPEEKKEEPKPPPPKPKPVKPPPIKVAESKPQPPPPEQAPPPPNEPPPPTPQAKPPPLVVGMTMSSTTSAGSFAAPVGNTSYGKVDSTAKDPKDVKGYSAPKYTPIYQVDSEPTVASEVKVPYPEEARRAGIEGTVTLSITIDNEGRVVSAKVLTGPGYGLNEAARDAIKRFRFKPAIKGGEAVSTEMKYSYTFLLD
- a CDS encoding aldo/keto reductase family protein — its product is MNFRHLGRSGLAVSEISFGNWLTHGSQVEEDAALACVKAAQDVGITTFDTADVYASTRAESVLGRALKGQRRAGYELFTKVYWPTGPGKNDWGLSRKHIMESIHGSLTRLQTDYVDLYQAHRFDTATPLEETMVAFADIVRQGKALYIGVSEWTGDQIRQGAKLARELKIPFVSSQPQYSMLWRVIEAEVIPASLDEGLGQIVWSPMAMGVLTGKYLPGKPPPAGSRATDPTGSRFIARFLKEDVLTRVQNLKPLAQEAGLTMAQLAVAWVLQNKGVSSAIIGASRPEQVHDTVKAAGVKLEPELMRRIDEVLGPVIERDPSLTDVPDRKI